The following coding sequences are from one Anolis sagrei isolate rAnoSag1 chromosome 6, rAnoSag1.mat, whole genome shotgun sequence window:
- the LOC137097347 gene encoding histone H3: protein MARTKQTARKSTGGKAPRKQLATKAARKSAPATGGVKKPHRYRPGTVALREIRRYQKSTELLIRKLPFQRLVREIAQDFKTDLRFQSSAVMALQEASEAYLVGLFEDTNLCAIHAKRVTIMPKDIQLARRIRGERA, encoded by the coding sequence ATGGCCAGGACCAAGCAGACTGCCCGCAAGTCCACCGGCGGCAAAGCTCCCCGCAAGCAGCTGGCCACCAAGGCGGCAAGGAAGAGCGCGCCGGCCACCGGGGGCGTGAAGAAGCCTCACCGCTACCGCCCGGGCACCGTGGCCCTGAGGGAGATCCGCCGCTACCAGAAGTCCACGGAGCTGCTCATCCGGAAGCTGCCCTTCCAGCGCCTCGTCAGGGAGATCGCGCAGGACTTCAAGACGGACCTGCGCTTCCAGAGCTCGGCCGTGATGGCGCTGCAGGAGGCCAGCGAGGCCTACCTGGTGGGGCTCTTCGAGGACACCAACCTCTGCGCCATCCACGCCAAGCGCGTCACCATCATGCCCAAGGACATCCAGCTCGCCCGGCGCATCCGCGGAGAGAGGGCTTGA
- the LOC132777839 gene encoding histone H1.4-like, which translates to MSETAPEAPAEAAPAAPAAKAPAAKKGKKAAAPKAKKPRKASGPSVTELLTEAVAASKERSGVSLAALKKALSAAGYDVERNNSRVKLGLKSLVAKGTLLQTKGTGASGSFKLNKKPLEAAAGRAKAKAGGPPKRKKAPTPAKAKKPSSAAKRPAGGARKSPKKPSASAPRKSPKKPAAKKAKPAPKKAKSPKKAKSPQKPKAKSPKAKPKPAKSPKAKKTKAAPKRK; encoded by the coding sequence ATGTCCGAAACGGCTCCCGAGGCTCCGGCAGAGGCAGCGCCGGCGGCCCCTGCAGCCAAGGCTCCCGCGGCGAAGAAAGGCAAGAAGGCGGCGGCGCCGAAGGCCAAGAAGCCCCGCAAGGCGTCGGGTCCGAGCGTGACGGAGCTGCTGACCGAGGCGGTGGCGGCCTCCAAGGAGCGCAGCGGGGTGTCTCTGGCCGCGCTCAAGAAGGCGCTCTCGGCCGCGGGATACGACGTGGAGCGGAACAACAGCCGCGTCAAGCTGGGCCTCAAGAGCCTCGTGGCCAAGGGCACGCTGCTCCAGACCAAGGGCACGGGCGCCTCGGGCTCCTTCAAGCTCAACAAGAAGCCCCTCGAGGCCGCCGCCGGCAGGGCCAAGGCCAAGGCGGGGGGGCCgcccaagaggaagaaggcgccCACTCCCGCCAAGGCCAAGAAGCCCAGCAGTGCCGCCAAGAGGCCGGCAGGGGGCGCCCGCAAGAGCCCCAAGAAGCCCTCCGCCTCTGCGcccaggaagagccccaagaagCCGGCCGCCAAGAAGGCCAAGCCCGCCCCCAAGAAGGCCAAGAGCCCCAAGAAGGCCAAGTCCCCCCAGAAGCCCAAGGCCAAGAGCCCCAAAGCCAAGCCCAAGCCGGCCAAGAGCCCCAAGGCCAAGAAGACCAAGGCGGCGCCCAAGAGGAAGTGA
- the LOC132777842 gene encoding histone H4, which yields MSGRGKGGKGLGKGGAKRHRKVLRDNIQGITKPAIRRLARRGGVKRISGLIYEETRGVLKVFLENVIRDAVTYTEHAKRKTVTAMDVVYALKRQGRTLYGFGG from the coding sequence ATGTCTGGGCGCGGAAAGGGAGGCAAGGGTTTGGGGAAAGGAGGCGCCAAGAGGCACCGCAAGGTCCTTCGCGACAACATCCAGGGCATCACTAAGCCGGCCATCCGCCGCCTGGCTCGCCGTGGGGGAGTAAAGCGCATTTCGGGCTTGATCTACGAAGAAACCCGCGGTGTGTTGAAGGTCTTTCTGGAGAACGTGATCCGCGACGCAGTCACTTACACGGAGCACGCCAAGAGGAAGACTGTCACCGCCATGGACGTTGTATACGCCTTGAAACGCCAGGGCCGTACTCTGTATGGTTTTGGAGGTTAA